In Cryptococcus deuterogattii R265 chromosome 4, complete sequence, a genomic segment contains:
- a CDS encoding hormone-sensitive lipase, with translation MIDQLLGRPSPSLRRTQVFIVLFFWIWRLYKGDGAPRPFPSRTQSAVAPGPSGLRGKKVGGKAGRSWIWRLWIQLVGKRAVAWMGKLNERLKNFSPYQLILATLTLVYALRHFDDLLGISAPEPLARMYTRSYYRATYVNTAFDAGFSIAMNIRPKWLKDICSMLFSAYYLAYASEGDEVLRRFRAVCSVEMLRTTWEKTKNPYIRLITSRHRVRLPIVRTITIARPPNSSRSSLPPVKAMLFFSGSEEELASATELIIDFPGGGFIAMGPECHEERLRIWAKRTGKPVLGVDYGKAPEYPYPWAIEEGFDAYRTLMETKGEVIGITSGKLGIVLTGDSAGGNLCATIMLRILEHPTGIPKPVSMILAYPALDFNFTSWMSPQNLRVLRTEQSETQIPGLVHGKDHMRHKAPLSVVDDLDNRSRKGGANKQKSWAKTLSDKLPLVSPKKEDGVKSYPQSPASGWTKALPRSMSTRLTGWIGEEEEDTHDEDEEEEVQKFGWDQRRDAEKSLAERVKTPLEEKRFEFTRLDSPVPLEQKEEQDKQMDEMVEKKRRKAPIGTRLTMTSRVGYFQDRIISPSMMRAMAILYIGPARNPDFETDYYISPILTPSHLLAHFPPVYFISGERDPFVDDTIIFSGKIREAKRARKAQAETAALSNSFKHGEMLRMSSGKQGGKSSSGKIDMPDPILSELDDDWVQTRIIEGWGHGFMQMSSLMREVDPVLMEMADWIDESFEKAKEKQRDLENLQAARVAIPASPLSEDGSRTPVETALLNNGITAHSVHIKPSREYGDATPGQASKGGDLGTAFAGDAEADDGKDNMVTFTPKTKKRIPPPSNFHTVPRRPSKESLVALQRSPSAPRFDADETGSSGEAMTIQTPPLVNSAKRFLSVQGTPRGSGAFAFFGSGKSEPSSKPRSGRISPTLFGVPRISPSPAGISSAPVPESSTSKITRPPLSGAASASNKPKNSLVAAAVASARAASPALAAAGFAPQSVGNVSEAELLRRRRMEAVYGIGETNDGTGNEVKK, from the exons ATGATTGACCAACTCCTTGGTCGCCCCTCTCCAAGCCTCCGCCGCACACAGGTAttcatcgtcctcttcttctggatATGGCGTCTATACAAAGGTGACGGCGCACCTCGACCATTTCCCTCAAGGACACAGTCAGCCGTTGCCCCTGGGCCTAGTGGACTGCGAGGGAAAAAAGTAGGAGGCAAGGCTGGCAGATCGTGGATATGGAGATTGTGGATTCAGTTGGTTGGGAAAAGGGCGGTGGCATGGATGGGCAAGCTCAATGAGCGGCTGA AAAACTTCTCACCTTATCAGCTGATATTGGCTACTCTGACACTGGTCTATGCATTGAGGCACTTTGATGATCTGTTGGGAATCAGTG CGCCTGAACCTTTAGCAAGGATG TATACTCGGTCGTACTATCGCGCGACATATGTCAACACGGCATTTGACGCGGGTTTCTCTATAGCGATGAACATACGGCCCAAGTGGTTGAAGGACATTTGTAGCATGTTGTTTTCCGCATATTACCTTGCCTATGCAAGTGAAGGCGATGAAGTA CTCAGGCGGTTCCGAGCCGTATGCTCTGTGGAAATGCTTCGGACGACATGggagaagacaaagaaTCCATAT ATTCGTCTTATAACATCACGTCATCGTGTCCGTTTACCCATCGTTCGAACAATCACCATCGCCCGCCCCCCCAATTCATCAAGGTCCTCATTACCACCTGTCAAAGCAatgcttttcttctcaggttcagaagaggagcttgCTTCTGCTACGGAGCTCATTATAGACTTTCCCGGGGGCGGTTTTATCGCAATGGGTCCCGAGTGTCATGAAGAGAGATTACGCATATGGGCTAAACGGACAGGGAAGCCAGTACTGGGTGTGGATTACGGTAAGGCTCCGGAAT ATCCATATCCATGGGCAATAGAGGAAGGCTTTGACGCCTATCGCACCCTTATGGAGACAAAAGGGGAAGTTATCGGCATTACGAGTGGCAAGCTCGGAATTGTATTGACAGGCGATTCTGC TGGAGGTAACCTTTGCGCTACTATCATGCTTCGTATTCTGGAACACCCTACCGGCATCCCGAAACCCGTCTCCATGATTCTCGCCTATCCCGCTCTCGATTTCAATTTCACTTCCTGGATGTCCCCTCAAAACCTTCGCGTCCTTCGTACTGAGCAAAGCGAGACACAAATACCTGGTCTCGTCCATGGGAAGGATCATATGCGTCATAAAGCACCTCTGAGCGTGGTTGATGATCTGGATAATAGAAGCAGAAAAGGCGGGGCCAACAAGCAGAAGAGCTGGGCAAAGACGCTTTCAGACAAGCTTCCCTTGGTAAGCccgaagaaggaggacgGGGTAAAGAGCTACCCTCAAAGTCCGGCGTCCGGGTGGACGAAAGCATTACCTCGAAGTATGTCAACTAGGTTGACTGGATGGattggtgaggaagaagaggatacacatgacgaagacgaggaagaagaggttcagAAGTTTGGGTGGGATCAAAGGAGAGACGCAGAAAAGTCTCTGGCAGAACGGGTAAAAACTCCcctggaagaaaaaagattCGAGTTTACCCGACTGGATTCACCTGTTCCTCTAgagcaaaaggaagaacaagacaaacaaatggatgagatggtggagaagaagaggagaaaggcGCCAATTGGCACTAGATTGACAATGACAAGTCGAGTAGGATACTTTCAGGATAGGATCATCTCTCCTAGTATG ATGCGTGCGATGGCTATACTCTACATTGGTCCTGCTCGTAACCCAGATTTTGAGACGGATTACTACATCTCTCCAATCCTTACGCCATCTCACCTCCTCGCTCACTTTCCTCCCGTATATTTCATTTCTGGCGAGCGCGACCCATTCGTGGATGACACAATAATTTTCTCGGGCAAAATCAGAGAAGCTAAGCGAGCCCGCAAAGCGCAAGCCGAGACTGCCGCTCTGAGTAATTCATTCAAGCACGGCGAAATGCTTCGGATGAGCTCTGGAAAACAGGGAGGGAAATCCTCTTCTGGAAAGATTGACATGCCTGACCCAATATTGTCAGAACTGGATGACGACTGGGTTCAAACGAGGATAATCGAAGGATGGGGACATGGATTCATGCAAATGTCGTCATTGATGCGTGAAGTGGACCCTGTGTTAATGGAGATGGCAGACTGGATTGATGAGTCATTTGAAaaggcgaaagagaaacaaAGGGATCTGGAGAATTTACAAGCGGCCAGGGTTGCTATTCCGGCTTCTCCTCTATCTGAGGACGGCAGTCGCACGCCTGTGGAAACCGCCCTCCTCAACAACGGTATCACTGCTCATTCTGTCCATATCAAGCCCTCAAGAGAGTATGGCGACGCCACCCCTGGTCAAGCATCCAAAGGAGGCGATCTTGGCACAGCCTTTGCGGGTGATGCAGAAGCAGACGACGGCAAAGACAATATGGTGACATTTACCCCTAAAACTAAGAAGAGGATTCCCCCGCCCTCGAATTTCCATACGGTGCCGCGTCGACCGTCTAAAGAATCTCTTGTCGCGCTGCAGCGCTCGCCATCTGCGCCCAGGTTTGATGCGGACGAGACTGGGTCATCAGGAGAGGCTATGACGATCCAGACGCCGCCTCTTGTCAACTCTGCCAAGCGTTTCCTGTCGGTACAGGGTACCCCAAGGGGTTCGGGTGCGTTTGCATTCTTTGGTTCCGGAAAGAGTGAGCCTTCATCCAAACCCCGTTCTGGAAGAATTTCACCTACACTTTTTGGTGTTCCTCGGATATCCCCGTCGCCTGCGGGGATAAGCAGTGCCCCTGTTCCTGAGAGTAGTACAAGCAAGATAACTAGACCGCCTCTATCAGGAGCTGCATCTGCATCGAACAAACCCAAGAACAGTCTCGTTGCCGCAGCAGTCGCTAGCGCTCGCGCTGCCAGTCCTGCATTAGCTGCTGCAGGTTTTGCCCCACAGAGCGTGGGGAACGTATCAGAAGCTGAATTATTGcgcaggagaaggatggaagcAGTTTATGGAATCGGAGAGACTAATGATGGGACTGGTAACGAAGTGAAAAAATAA